Part of the Mycolicibacterium mengxianglii genome is shown below.
GTGGCACCGTCGATGGGGATGATGCTCGAGACCACCTCCCGGCGGTTGTTCGAAACCAAGGGCGAGGCCCACTACGGCAGTGTCGACAAAGACCCTGACGTGCGGATGCGGACATTGACCGACGCCGGCAGGCTCTCGATCCCGTTCACTACCGGTTTGTTGGTGGGCATCGGTGAGACGCTGGCTGAGCGCGCCGACACCATTCACGCAATTCGTAAGTCGCACAAGGAATTCGGGCACATTCAGGAAGTGATTGTGCAGAACTTCCGGGCCAAGGACCACACCGCGATGGCGTCCGCGCCGGACGCCGGAATCGACGACTTCGTGGCCACGGTTGCCGTCACCCGGCTGGTGTTGGGTCCCAAGATGCGGGTGCAGGCGCCGCCGAACCTGGTCTCGCGTTCCGAGTGCCTGGCATTGATCGGAGCGGGGGTCGACGACTGGGGCGGGGTGTCGCCGCTGACCCCCGACCATGTGAATCCGGAGCGGCCCTGGCCGGCTCTGGACGAGTTGGCTGCGGTCACGGCCGAGGCCGGTTACGACCTGGTGGAGCGGCTCACCGCCCAGCCGCGTTATGTGCAGGCCGGTGCGGCGTGGATCGATCCGCGGGTGCGTTCCCATGTGTCCGCACTGGCCGACCCCGACACCGGTTGGGCGCGGGACGTCAATCCCGCCGGCTTGCCGTGGCAGGAGCCCGACGAGGCCACCGAGTCGCTGGGCCGGGTCGACCTGCACACCGCGATCGACGCCGAGGGCCGCCGCACCGAAACCCGGTCCGATCTCGACAGTGCCTTCGGGGATTGGGAGTCGATCCGGGACAAGGTGGCGGAGTTGGCCGCACGTGCCCCGGAGCGCATCGACACCGATGTCCTGGCGGCGCTGCGCTCGGCCGAACGCGATCCGGCCGGCTGTTCCGATGAGGAGTACCTGGCTTTGGCCACCGCCGACGGCCCGGCCTTGGAGGCAGTGACCGCACTGGCCAATGCGCTGCGCAAGGACGTCGTCGGTGACGACGTCACGTTCGTCGTCAACCGGAACATCAACTTCACCAACATCTGCTACACCGGCTGCCGGTTCTGCGCCTTCGCGCAGCGCAAGGGTGATGCCGATGCCTTCTCACTGTCCACCGCCGAGGTCGCCGACCGGGCCTGGGAGGCACATGTGGCCGGTGCCACCGAGGTGTGCATGCAAGGCGGCATCGACCCGGAGCTTCCGGTCACCGGTTACGCCGACCTGGTGCGTGCGATCAAGGCCCGGGTGCCGTCGATGCATGTCCACGCGTTCAGCCCGATGGAGA
Proteins encoded:
- a CDS encoding bifunctional FO biosynthesis protein CofGH codes for the protein MALNPQHGASLPSPVVPPKSGPPSPAALRRVLRRARDGVALNVDEAAIALTARGDDLADLCASAARVRDAGLEAEGRRGATGRLPVSYSRKVFIPVTHLCRDTCHYCTFVTVPGRLRAEGRGMYLEPDEILEIARRGGELGCKEALFTLGDRPEARWPEAQQWLDERGYDSTLDYVRAMAIRVLEETGLLPHLNPGVMSWTELSRLKPVAPSMGMMLETTSRRLFETKGEAHYGSVDKDPDVRMRTLTDAGRLSIPFTTGLLVGIGETLAERADTIHAIRKSHKEFGHIQEVIVQNFRAKDHTAMASAPDAGIDDFVATVAVTRLVLGPKMRVQAPPNLVSRSECLALIGAGVDDWGGVSPLTPDHVNPERPWPALDELAAVTAEAGYDLVERLTAQPRYVQAGAAWIDPRVRSHVSALADPDTGWARDVNPAGLPWQEPDEATESLGRVDLHTAIDAEGRRTETRSDLDSAFGDWESIRDKVAELAARAPERIDTDVLAALRSAERDPAGCSDEEYLALATADGPALEAVTALANALRKDVVGDDVTFVVNRNINFTNICYTGCRFCAFAQRKGDADAFSLSTAEVADRAWEAHVAGATEVCMQGGIDPELPVTGYADLVRAIKARVPSMHVHAFSPMEIANGVTRSGLSIREWLTGLREAGLDSIPGTAAEILDDEVRWVLTKGKLPTSMWIEVVTTAHQVGLRSSSTMMYGHVDTPKHWVGHLNVLRQIQDQTGGFTEFVPLPFVHQSSPLYLAGAARPGPTHRDNRAVHALARIMLHGRIPSVQTSWVKLGVERTQVMLNGGANDLGGTLMEETISRMAGSENGSAKSVEELVAIAAGIGRPARQRTTTYATRAA